The Spirosoma foliorum genome has a window encoding:
- the cas2 gene encoding CRISPR-associated endonuclease Cas2 codes for MYVILVYDMGQKRVGKMLKLCRKYMNWIQNSVFEGEMTDVQLNELLYEARRIMKDDEDSLILFKNRDKKWLDKQIVGKERQSTDDFL; via the coding sequence ATGTACGTAATTCTAGTCTATGACATGGGGCAGAAGCGTGTCGGGAAGATGCTGAAACTCTGTCGGAAGTATATGAACTGGATTCAGAATTCGGTGTTCGAAGGCGAGATGACAGATGTGCAGCTAAATGAGTTGCTCTACGAAGCCCGGCGTATTATGAAAGATGATGAAGACAGTCTGATCCTGTTCAAAAACCGCGACAAGAAGTGGTTGGATAAGCAGATTGTAGGTAAGGAACGGCAATCGACCGATGATTTTCTATAA